The following are encoded together in the Strix aluco isolate bStrAlu1 chromosome 13, bStrAlu1.hap1, whole genome shotgun sequence genome:
- the CNOT8 gene encoding CCR4-NOT transcription complex subunit 8 yields MPAALAENSQVICEVWANNLEEEMRKIREIVLSYSYIAMDTEFPGVVVRPIGEFRSSIDYQYQLLRCNVDLLKIIQLGLTFTNEKGEYPSGINTWQFNFKFNLTEDMYSQDSIDLLASSGLQFQKHEEEGIDTLHFAELLMTSGVVLSDSVKWLSFHSGYDFGYMVKLLTDSRLPEEEHEFFHILNLFFPSIYDVKYLMKSCKNLKGGLQEVADQLDLQRIGRQHQAGSDSLLTGMAFFRMKELFFEDTIDDAKYCGRLYGLGTGVAQKQNEDVDSAQEKMSILAIINNMQP; encoded by the exons ATGCCAGCAGCCCTTGCAGAGAACAGCCAGGTGATCTGTGAAGTATGGGCGAACAATCTGgaagaagagatgagaaaaattcGAGAGATTGTTCTAAGTTACAGCTACATTGCAATG GACACAGAGTTCCCTGGAGTTGTTGTAAGGCCAATTGGTGAATTCCGCAGTTCCATAGACTATCAGTATCAGCTCCTTCGGTGTAATGTTGACCTTCTGAAGATTATCCAGCTGGGCCTGACTTTCACAAATGAGAAAGGAGAATATCCTTCCGGCATCAACACCTGGCAGTTTAACTTTAAATTCAACCTTAC GGAAGACATGTACTCTCAGGATTCCATAGACCTCCTTGCCAGCTCTGGGCTGCAGTTCCAGAAGCATGAAGAAGAAGGGATCGATACCCTGCATTTTGCCGAGTTGCTTATGACATCTGGGGTCGTCCTTAGTGACAGCGTGAAATGGCTGTCCTTCCACAG tggttaTGACTTTGGCTACATGGTGAAGTTGTTGACAGATTCCAGGTTACCAGAAGAGGAACATGAATTTTTCCATATCTTGAACCTTTTCTTCCCATCTATCTACGATGTAAAGTACTTAATGAAGAGCTGCAAAAACCTCAAG GGTGGCCTTCAAGAAGTGGCAGATCAACTGGATTTGCAGCGAATTGGACGACAGCATCAGGCGGGATCGGACTCTCTTCTCACGGGAATGGcattcttcagaatgaaagag ttGTTTTTTGAGGATACAATTGATGATGCGAAGTACTGTGGGCGGCTGTATGGCCTTGGCACAGGAGTGGctcagaaacaaaatgaagatgtGGACTCGGCCCAagaaaaaatgagcattttggcTATTATCAACAACATGCAGCCGTGA
- the GEMIN5 gene encoding gem-associated protein 5: MAAAGVRVLPASPNWYSSRCSDTSGDGRLFGFAARHRVCLLDVGGAAAPAFYGELIGHTDRISGFAFCHCPGQSNLCASSSDDGSVKIWDTEALAPVGGYSLHQNAISALHWSPLVKDLIVSGDEKGIIVCYWHNRSDSQQFFPEPRTIFCLTCSPHHENLVAIGYKDGMVVIIDISRKREVLHRLRGHDDEIHCLAWCPVPGEERLPAWQDELQVPSEEGKLPNGELTQDTTTKKGCYLASGSKDQTIRIWSCTRGRSVMTLKLPPTKRRGGAVDPAVKERIWLTVHWPSGRSTEIVSSCFGGELLLWDLAQSGKRKWTLLGSSEGQNHSRIVFNLSSVKCQDKELLFSISMDRDVKCWDLSTLDCCWTMPSLGGFVYSLAFSPVDTGCLAIGVGDSMIRVWNTLSMNNIYDVKTFWQSIKSKVTALSWHPTKEGCLAFGTDDGKVGIFDTFSSSAKNKPPQISSTYHKKTVYTLAWGPPTPPLSSGGEGEQPSVTLYSCAGEGIVFQHNPWKLNGEANDINKVIRDTNSIKHKLPARTEISWKPDGKLLALGNEDGSIEIFQAPDLKLLCTIQQHHKLINAIRWHHEHGSQPELSYLIASGSINATIYVHNLKSVIESTSESPLTITEPFRTLAGHTAKITSLSWSPHHEGRLVSACYDGTAQVWDVMKEEPLCNYRGHQGRLLSVQWSPVDSDSVYTGADDFSVHKWQISKQEHTRPPQGKKSIELEKKRSMQPKVKTKKKKKPIGKSPAKQDLSDSMNGDESMKEALLEENGVSDHEGEKEAQEAELPDKVSTTVSKDTSSSAYDYSSFSLTKPFVTQKAIPVKKDPPKEKPTPDASLKKRKPRSILPFSTSMDHRSKDELHQDCLRLATCLKTKDNNEDVSPDLKDCIHLGLFTDRASLHKMIDVEGKHHLENGHPDLFQQLMLWKGDMKGVLQAAAERGELTDQLVAISPMVGYQAWVWTVEAFAKQLCFQEQYVKAASHLLSIHKVYEAVELLRVNHFYREAIVIAKARLRPEDPILKDLYTSWAALLEKDGHYSMAAKCYLGASSPYDAVKVLAKKGDVTSLKTAAELALLSGEEELSATLSFRCAQDLLLSRNWVGAQEVLQQHKTLFGQRLVFCLNELLCKCLSERNPCDRKSPAVPPCYHSWELNREVSFFDMVIEVWQKVLCMDTTERAASAWEQLHSIEHPPSTNNTPPKQVLFHISHDLTLAALSYHTATWDEAVKSILGAVARSYNAGNFTLMQEICRIILPEGCGNLRHKLDSTNSQSMDACRSLEGFVAYGLLYDLWWNPPKDTLALQKAGLDPVQGPREQTALEKSYISGQSSSEETPDQTAAEMDENLCNTTEVRTCEAESNSRTSSVDLVDSQSKLNGCKVLLSEEIAALQNTQRDIAEVQQILAEMIRQHQQQRNNLQENTNGSTQESNLHQSSETESDKPRSDSNQMNCKDEVKEPITLPELTKQLLKAKQKLAEFPDNLKVFPFPDVLECCLVLLHIGSQCAPELREEASALLRKHGSANTYSRAGRRFLT; this comes from the exons ATGGCGGCGGCGGGTGTGCGGGTGTTGCCCGCCTCGCCCAACTGGTACAGCAGCCGCTGCAGCGATACCAGCGGCGATGGCCGCCTCTTCGGCTTCGCGGCGAGGCACCGCGTCTGCCTGCTGGACGTCGGTGGCGCCGCCGCACCCGCGTTTTACG GAGAGCTCATCGGGCACACGGACCGGATCTCCGGGTTCGCGTTTTGCCACTGCCCCGGGCAGAGCAACCTCTGCGCCAGCAGCTCCGACGACGGGAGCGTCAAAATCTGGGACACGGAGGCCCTGGCGCCGGTGGGGGGGTACAGCCTGCACCAG AATGCAATCTCAGCGTTGCACTGGTCACCCCTTGTGAAAGATTTGATTGTATCCGGTGATGAAAAAGGTATAATTGTTTGTTACTGGCACAACAGAAGTGACAGCCAGCAGTTCTTCCCAGAGCCTCGGACAATTTTTTGTCTCACTTGTTCTCCTCACCATGAAAACCTGGTGGCAATTGG CTACAAGGATGGCATGGTGGTTATAATTGATatcagcaggaaaagagaagtaCTTCATCGACTGAGAGGCCATGACGATGAAATACATTGTCTGGCCTGGTGCCCTGTGCCTGGTGAAGAAAGGTTACCTGCTTGGCAAGATGAGCTTCAAG TTCCGTCAGAGGAAGGCAAACTTCCAAACGGGGAGCTGACACAGGACACAACCACGAAGAAAGGTTGTTACCTGGCTTCGGGAAGCAAAGATCAGACCATACGAATATGGAGCTGTACTAGAGGCAGAA GTGTGATGACTTTGAAGTTGCCACCCACAAAGAGAAGAGGTGGAGCTGTTGATCCTGCTGTTAAAGAGCGCATTTGGCTGACTGTTCACTGGCCTTCTGGTCGTTCCACAGAAATTGTATCCAGCTGTTTTGG aggAGAACTGCTACTCTGGGATTTGGCCCAATCTGGGAAACGCAAGTGGACGCTTCTAGGATCTTCTGAAGGACAAAATCACTCACGTATTGTGTTCAATCTGAGTTCTGTGAAGTGTCAAGACAAAGAgctccttttttccatttcaatggACAGAGAT GTGAAGTGCTGGGACCTGTCAACTCTTGATTGTTGCTGGACAATGCCCTCGCTTGGGGGGTTCGTCTATAGTCTCGCCTTCTCCCCTGTGGACACAGGCTGTCTTGCCATCGGTGTTGGAGACAGTATGATCCGAGTGTGGAATACTTTGTCCATGAACAATATCTATGATGTTAAAACCTTCTGGCAAAGCATAAAGTCCAAGGTTACAGCA TTATCCTGGCATCCAACTAAGGAAGGCTGCTTGGCTTTTGGAACAGATGATGGAAAAGTTGGTATATTTGACACCTTCTCCAGCAG TGCTAAGAATAAACCACCTCAGATCTCCAGTACTTACCACAAGAAGACTGTATACACATTAGCCTGGGGACCTCCaactcctcctctgtcttctg GAGGAGAAGGTGAACAGCCCTCTGTAACTTTATATAGTTGTGCTGGAGAAGGTATTGTTTTTCAACACAACCCCTGGAAGCTTAATGGAGAGGCAAATGACATTAACAAAGTCATCCGAGACACTAATTCAATCAAA CACAAACTGCCTGCACGTACAGAGATCAGTTGGAAACCCGATGGCAAACTGTTGGCTCTTGGCAATGAAGATGG CTCAATTGAAATATTTCAGGCCCCAGACTTGAAGTTGCTCTGCACTATCCAGCAGCATCATAAACTGATTAACGCTATTCGTTGGCATCACGAGCATGGGAGTCAGCCAGAGCTGAGTTACCTGATAGCTTCAGGCTCAATCAATGCCACTATTTACGTGCATAATCTGAAGAGTGTCATAG AGAGCACTTCAGAAAGTCCTTTGACAATAACAGAGCCTTTTCGAACTCTGGCTGGGCACACAGCTAAAATCACAAGTCTTTCTTGGAGCCCCCACCACGAAGGAAGACTGGTATCTGCATGCTATGATGGCACTGCACAG GTGTGGGATGTTATGAAGGAAGAACCACTCTGCAACTACCGAGGGCACCAGGGCCGGCTACTGAGTGTCCAGTGGTCACCAGTGGATTCAGATTCTGTTTATACAGGAGCAGATGATTTTTCTGTTCACAAATGGCAGATTTCAAAGCAGGAGCATACACGGCCTCCTCAGG GTAAAAAGAGTAtagaattagagaaaaaaagaagtatgcaACCAAAAGTCAAaaccaagaagaagaaaaagcctaTAGGGAAGAGTCCAGCCAAGCAGGATCTAAGTGATTCCATGAATGGAGATGAGAGCATGAAGGAAGCGTTGCTAGAGGAAAACGGAGTGTCGGAccatgaaggagaaaaagaagctcAGGAGGCAGAGTTGCCTGATAAAGTCTCCACAACTG TGTCCAAGGATACATCTTCATCTGCATATGATTATTCTTCATTCAGCTTGACAAAGCCTTTTGTGACCCAGAAAGCCATTCCTGTGAAAAAGGATCCACCTAAAGAGAAACCAA CTCCTGATGCCTCTCTGAAGAAGAGGAAGCCTCGTTCTATTCTACCCTTCAGCACGTCCATGGATCACAGATCAAAAGATGAATTGCATCAGGACTGCTTGAGGCTGGCTACCTGTCTGAAAACCAAAG ATAATAATGAAGATGTGTCCCCTGACCTCAAGGATTGCATCCACTTGGGGCTGTTCACAGACAGGGCTTCTCTGCACAAGATGATTGATGTGGAAG GAAAACATCACTTGGAGAATGGGCATCCAGACCTCTTTCAGCAGCTCATGTTGTGGAAAGGAGATATGAAGGGTGTCCTCCAGGCAGCTGCTGAGAGGGGAGAGCTGACAGACCAGCTGGTAGCAATCTCGCCCATGG TTGGGTATCAGGCCTGGGTTTGGACAGTAGAAGCCTTTGCGAAGCAGCTGTGTTTTCAGGAGCAGTATGTGAAGGCTGCCTCCCACCTCCTGTCCATCCATAAAGTGTATGAGGCTGTCGAGCTGCTGAGAGTGAACCATTTTTACAG GGAAGCAATTGTAATTGCTAAGGCCAGGTTGCGTCCAGAAGATCCAATTCTGAAGGATCTCTACACCAGTTGGGCAGCTCTGTTGGAGAAAGATGGTCATTATTCCATGGCCGCCAAATG TTATTTGGGGGCTTCCTCACCCTATGATGCAGTTAAGGTGTTGGCAAAAAAGGGGGATGTGACATCCCTTAAAACTGCTGCTGAGCTTGCGCTGTTATCTGGAGAGGAGGAGTTGTCAGCAActttgtctttcagatgtgcCCAAGACCTGCTGTTATCCAGGAACTGGGTGGGAGCTCAGGAAGTCCTTCAGCAGCATAAAACTTTATTT GGACAAAGACTTGTCTTCTGCCTTAACGAACTGCTTTGCAAGTGCCTTAGTGAAAGAAATCCCTGTGACCGAAAGAGCCCCGCCGTGCCTCCCTGTTATCATAGCTGGGAGCTGAACAGAGAGGTCTCATTTTTTGACATGGTGATCGAAGTGTGGCAGAAGGTATTGTGCATGGACACCACTGAGCGAGCCGCAAGTGCGTGGGAGCAGCTGCACAGTATTGAGCATCCTCCTTCTACCAACAACACACCCCCAAAACAG GTGCTTTTCCATATCTCCCATGACCTGACACTTGCAGCCCTGAGCTATCATACTGCTACCTGGGATGAAGCAGTGAAAAGTATTCTTGGAGCTGTGGCCCGCAGTTACAATGCTGGTAATTTCACTTTGATGCAAGAGATTTGCAGGATCATCCTTCCTGAAG GCTGTGGTAACCTGAGACACAAACTGGACAGCACAAATTCTCAGAGTATGGACGCCTGCAGAAGTTTAGAGGGCTTTGTGGCTTACGGACTGCTGTATGACCTGTGGTGGAACCCACCCAAAGACACCCTTGCCTTGCAGAAGGCTGGTTTGGATCCTGTGCAGGGTCCCAGGGAGCAGACAGCTCTGGAGAAGAGTTACATTTCAGGTCAATCCTCCTCTGAAGAAACTCCTGATCAAACTGCAGCTGAGATGGATGAAAACCTGTGCAATACAACTGAAGTTCGTACATGTGAGGCAGAAAGTAACTCAAGAACTAGTTCAGTCGATTTGGTAGACAGTCAGTCAAAACTAAATGGCTGCAAAGTGCTTCTTTCAGAAGAGATTGCTGCTTTACAGAACACCCAAAGAGATATAGCTGAGGTCCAGCAGATTTTAGCAGAGATGATCCGCCAGCATCAGCAGCAGAGGAACAATCTTCAGGAAAACACAAATGGAAGCACCCAGGAAAGCAACCTGCATCAGAGTTCAGAGACTGAATCAGACAAACCACGCTCTGACAGCAATCAGATGAACTG TAAAGATGAAGTAAAGGAACCAATTACACTCCCTGAGCTAACAAAGCAGCTtctaaaagcaaagcagaaactaGCAGAATTTCCAGACAATTTAAAG GTCTTCCCGTTCCCCGACGTGCTGGAGTGCTGCCTTGTGCTCCTTCACATCGGATCCCAGTGCGCTCCCGAGCTACGGGAAGAGGCATCGGCTCTCCTTAGGAAACACGGTAGCGCTAATACTtacagcagggctggcaggaggtTCTTGACATGA
- the MRPL22 gene encoding large ribosomal subunit protein uL22m isoform X1: MAARWALGAGGAWARGLLGWARPQRWLASGGLFAMSCIHTSTSLQKFGKWEKKNRVVYPPQLPGEPRRPAEIYHCRREIKYSKDKMWYLAKLIKGMSIDQALAQLEFSDKKGAKVIKEVLLEAQEMAVRNHNVEFKSNLHIAESVTGRGRYEKRIRYHGKGMFGIMKIVRCHYFVKLVEGPPPPPEPPRTGFDQAKEYVQQLRSRTLVNTL, translated from the exons ATGGCGGCGCGGTGGGCACTTGGTGCGG GTGGTGCCTGGGCGCGCGGTCTTCTCGGCTGGGCGCGGCCGCAGAG GTGGCTAGCGTCTGGTGGCCTTTTTGCTATGTCATGTATCCACACAAGCACATCTCTGCAGAAATTTGGGaagtgggagaagaaaaacagggtTGTTTACCCGCCGCAGCTGCCTGGAGAACCTCGCAGACCAGCT GAAATATATCACTGTCGGAGGGAAATAAAATATAGCAAAGATAAGATGTGGTATCTGGCAAAACTG ATAAAAGGAATGTCCATTGATCAGGCTCTTGCTCAGTTGGAATTTAGTGATAAAAAGGGAGCAAAGGTGATCAAAGAG GTTCTGTTAGAAGCACAGGAAATGGCAGTACGAAATCACAACGTGGAATTCAAATCAAATTTACATATAG CTGAGTCAGTGACGGGCAGAGGCCGCTATGAGAAGCGGATTCGTTACCATGGCAAAGGCATGTTTGGCATCATGAAAATCGTCAGGTGCCATTACTTTGTGAAGTTGGTGGaaggtcctcctcctcctccagagccaCCAAGGACTGGTTTTGACCAAGCAAAAGAATACGTGCAGCAGCTGCGAAGTAGAACCCTTGTTAATACACTGTGA
- the MRPL22 gene encoding large ribosomal subunit protein uL22m isoform X2, whose amino-acid sequence MSCIHTSTSLQKFGKWEKKNRVVYPPQLPGEPRRPAEIYHCRREIKYSKDKMWYLAKLIKGMSIDQALAQLEFSDKKGAKVIKEVLLEAQEMAVRNHNVEFKSNLHIAESVTGRGRYEKRIRYHGKGMFGIMKIVRCHYFVKLVEGPPPPPEPPRTGFDQAKEYVQQLRSRTLVNTL is encoded by the exons ATGTCATGTATCCACACAAGCACATCTCTGCAGAAATTTGGGaagtgggagaagaaaaacagggtTGTTTACCCGCCGCAGCTGCCTGGAGAACCTCGCAGACCAGCT GAAATATATCACTGTCGGAGGGAAATAAAATATAGCAAAGATAAGATGTGGTATCTGGCAAAACTG ATAAAAGGAATGTCCATTGATCAGGCTCTTGCTCAGTTGGAATTTAGTGATAAAAAGGGAGCAAAGGTGATCAAAGAG GTTCTGTTAGAAGCACAGGAAATGGCAGTACGAAATCACAACGTGGAATTCAAATCAAATTTACATATAG CTGAGTCAGTGACGGGCAGAGGCCGCTATGAGAAGCGGATTCGTTACCATGGCAAAGGCATGTTTGGCATCATGAAAATCGTCAGGTGCCATTACTTTGTGAAGTTGGTGGaaggtcctcctcctcctccagagccaCCAAGGACTGGTTTTGACCAAGCAAAAGAATACGTGCAGCAGCTGCGAAGTAGAACCCTTGTTAATACACTGTGA